A stretch of Desulfitobacterium dichloroeliminans LMG P-21439 DNA encodes these proteins:
- a CDS encoding LuxR family transcriptional regulator: MNRLKFINSRRLSIVGFSFLFAYILSFQFEGQVLYSLLNLRETDSSDYILAAIIAHFIGLFTCGLFVRSQAVAKSIMLGGMCLCLATTIPFFLSFSVLWMGGLIVSGYASGSAVAAWGYFLRVFTPKNERIKSCADVLIYSNLLMIIVNVVAMNRSPFIGLSLSTLCLVISIAFIWMLPMEKEIENEHYKTFKNKMHGGIKNPLILLCLFVFIITINSGLMYHVINPAFEHLTGLVSWYWAVPYIVALVIVRNLPMKAKRSRILYIGMAMIMGAFISFMLLGRNTTDYLIVDTLMLGACGIFDLFWWSILGEMLDYSDNPAQTFGIGLSANVFGVLCGGVLGMAVTSIGLPSAEVAVIALTVVCVTLVMLPPLNHQLVLLLKSHAYLAAYDIMSQSQQTDIVRQIKTLDPLTVREQEVLQLILSGKSNREIAGALFISESTVKTHARNIFSKYDVGSRAELISTLLKNQKVE, encoded by the coding sequence ATGAACAGGCTTAAATTTATTAATTCCCGCAGGCTTTCTATTGTCGGATTTTCATTTCTCTTTGCTTATATACTGTCCTTCCAGTTTGAGGGACAGGTGCTATATAGCCTGCTGAATCTGCGTGAAACAGATTCCTCTGACTACATATTGGCTGCTATAATCGCACATTTTATAGGGCTTTTCACCTGCGGTCTGTTTGTCAGATCGCAGGCAGTCGCTAAAAGTATAATGCTCGGTGGCATGTGTCTATGCTTAGCTACCACCATACCTTTCTTTCTCTCTTTCTCCGTTCTATGGATGGGCGGACTGATTGTCAGCGGGTACGCCAGCGGCAGCGCGGTGGCGGCATGGGGATATTTTCTCAGGGTCTTTACGCCCAAGAACGAGCGCATTAAATCTTGTGCCGACGTTCTGATTTATTCCAATCTGTTGATGATTATAGTCAATGTGGTTGCCATGAACCGGTCACCATTTATCGGACTAAGTCTCTCTACGCTTTGCCTTGTGATCAGCATAGCCTTCATTTGGATGCTGCCGATGGAGAAGGAGATTGAGAATGAGCACTACAAAACATTTAAAAATAAGATGCATGGTGGCATTAAAAACCCACTAATATTGCTGTGTCTTTTTGTCTTTATCATCACAATCAATTCGGGACTGATGTATCATGTCATCAATCCCGCTTTTGAGCATCTAACGGGGCTGGTGAGCTGGTATTGGGCTGTGCCTTATATCGTGGCGCTTGTTATCGTGCGCAACCTACCTATGAAAGCAAAGCGTTCCAGAATTTTGTATATCGGAATGGCAATGATTATGGGAGCGTTCATTAGCTTTATGCTGCTAGGTCGAAACACTACCGATTATCTGATTGTGGATACGCTGATGCTCGGTGCTTGCGGTATTTTTGATCTGTTTTGGTGGAGCATCCTTGGAGAAATGCTGGATTATAGCGACAACCCGGCACAAACCTTTGGCATTGGACTTTCCGCCAATGTATTCGGCGTCCTTTGCGGAGGTGTCTTGGGAATGGCCGTAACATCCATTGGGCTTCCTAGTGCGGAGGTTGCGGTGATTGCCCTTACTGTGGTTTGCGTTACACTGGTTATGCTGCCGCCGCTGAACCACCAGCTTGTTTTACTGCTGAAAAGCCATGCCTACCTTGCCGCTTATGATATTATGAGTCAGTCACAGCAAACGGACATTGTTCGTCAAATTAAAACGCTTGACCCGCTGACCGTCCGGGAGCAGGAGGTATTGCAGCTAATCCTTTCAGGCAAATCCAACCGGGAAATTGCTGGGGCTTTGTTTATTAGTGAGAGTACAGTAAAAACACATGCAAGGAATATTTTTTCAAAATATGATGTAGGTAGTCGGGCAGAACTCATCAGCACCCTGCTCAAAAATCAAAAGGTTGAATGA
- a CDS encoding helix-turn-helix domain-containing protein, with amino-acid sequence MVVLPETIHNGRWISLQEVCDYLGVKRHTVMRWIEQRGMPASKVGKLWRFKAADIDEWVKRGGASDEQEGVNEQA; translated from the coding sequence GTGGTAGTTTTGCCTGAAACGATACATAACGGCAGATGGATATCCCTGCAAGAAGTTTGCGATTATCTTGGAGTGAAGCGCCACACGGTCATGCGCTGGATTGAGCAGCGCGGTATGCCCGCATCTAAGGTGGGGAAGCTCTGGCGTTTCAAAGCCGCCGATATCGACGAATGGGTTAAAAGAGGCGGAGCCTCCGATGAGCAGGAGGGTGTCAATGAACAGGCTTAA